One segment of Mycobacterium spongiae DNA contains the following:
- a CDS encoding amidohydrolase family protein, with amino-acid sequence MATTVQTHSTSEKVWANSGDSHFIEPADLWRSRLPTRLADLVPRSEKDPDGRWESIYVDGQVFRRRLPSLAQEEFMRSTVAAAGARDVDKRLADLDNEGIWSELVFPSLGMWSSAFRTPELFRETMRASNDWAAETIMEHSPRLIPTAQVSTLDIDDAVEELQRCGAMGFKAVFLPVAPHPAQRDYNHADWEPFWAAAEDIGIVIAFHIGTEPIDFAAGNSIGVTHHGPGGAVLNYTETSFGGQRAVVKLVASGALDRHPQLKVLVAEGGATWVPFVADRMEEGYRQHAMVVRPKLKRSPREIIYSQVYASFQHDSSAIAAMTAMGFNNVLWGSDYPHMEGTFGHTQETLHQLFDGLDQRVTDRILTGSFAELFPDAPLPPRGEGADDALTPTT; translated from the coding sequence ATGGCGACCACCGTGCAGACCCATTCAACATCTGAGAAGGTATGGGCCAACTCGGGCGACTCGCACTTCATCGAGCCCGCCGACCTGTGGAGATCGCGGCTGCCCACCCGACTGGCCGATCTCGTGCCGCGAAGCGAGAAGGATCCCGACGGGCGATGGGAATCGATCTACGTGGATGGCCAGGTGTTCCGTCGCCGGCTTCCTAGCCTTGCTCAAGAGGAGTTCATGCGGTCGACGGTGGCCGCCGCGGGCGCCCGCGATGTCGACAAACGGCTAGCGGACCTCGACAACGAAGGGATCTGGTCGGAACTCGTGTTTCCGTCACTGGGAATGTGGTCGAGCGCGTTTCGCACCCCAGAGCTGTTTCGCGAGACGATGCGGGCATCCAACGATTGGGCGGCAGAAACCATCATGGAGCACTCACCGCGGCTCATCCCAACGGCGCAGGTGTCAACGCTCGATATCGACGATGCTGTCGAGGAGCTCCAGCGCTGCGGCGCAATGGGCTTCAAGGCGGTATTCCTCCCGGTAGCGCCGCATCCGGCGCAGCGCGACTACAACCATGCCGACTGGGAACCGTTCTGGGCGGCCGCCGAGGATATCGGCATTGTGATCGCATTCCACATCGGAACTGAGCCAATCGATTTCGCGGCGGGCAACTCCATAGGCGTGACCCACCACGGCCCGGGCGGCGCGGTGCTCAACTACACCGAGACGTCGTTCGGCGGCCAGCGTGCGGTGGTCAAGCTGGTCGCCTCGGGAGCGCTGGATCGCCACCCGCAACTCAAAGTGCTGGTCGCGGAAGGCGGAGCGACCTGGGTACCGTTTGTCGCCGACCGGATGGAGGAGGGCTATCGCCAACACGCCATGGTGGTGCGGCCCAAGCTCAAGCGCAGCCCGCGCGAGATCATCTACTCGCAGGTGTACGCGTCGTTCCAACACGACTCCTCGGCGATTGCGGCGATGACGGCGATGGGTTTCAACAATGTGCTCTGGGGCAGCGACTACCCACACATGGAAGGCACTTTCGGCCACACCCAAGAGACGTTGCACCAGCTATTCGACGGCCTCGACCAGCGCGTCACCGACCGCATCCTGACCGGCAGCTTTGCCGAGTTGTTCCCAGACGCCCCCCTACCCCCCAGAGGTGAGGGCGCCGACGACGCCCTCACACCAACTACGTAA
- a CDS encoding WS/DGAT domain-containing protein, with protein sequence MAAVDAQFYWMSAKIPNDQFLLYAFDGESTEIERALEPIRDRARACPDLGIRVDDGCTVGYPRWVPTAIGDEQVVHRNLADQTWQGCLAAIVGLAADQLDIRRMPWRLHVFTPVRGIPGVGSPGSVAVMQVAHALGDGARASAMAAWLLGRPRPVPTPASPRVGFLPWRAVAAARAHRRLIRDTRAGLVAPGIGSRPPLPTNSRPEGARGLRTLVRHRSQLQGPTVTVSVLGALSTALSRLVNSSADALGAEVPMAKPGVPQAHNHFANVVVGLYPRLGRDDRLRRIATDLANGRRRFEHPAARSADQAFAAVPAALLRWGVSRFDAEARPTQVAGNTVVSSVYRGAPDLSLGGAPVVLTAGFPALSPAMSLTHGVHGIGDTIAISVHAAESAVPDLDAYLELLNACL encoded by the coding sequence ATGGCGGCCGTCGACGCGCAGTTCTATTGGATGTCGGCCAAAATACCCAACGACCAGTTCCTGCTGTACGCCTTCGATGGCGAATCGACAGAGATCGAGCGTGCCCTCGAGCCGATCCGGGATCGAGCCCGTGCGTGCCCCGATCTAGGAATCCGCGTTGACGACGGGTGCACCGTGGGTTACCCGAGGTGGGTACCGACGGCCATCGGAGACGAGCAGGTGGTTCACCGCAACCTCGCCGATCAGACCTGGCAGGGATGCCTGGCGGCCATTGTCGGGCTGGCCGCTGACCAGTTGGACATTCGCCGAATGCCTTGGCGACTGCACGTATTCACCCCGGTGCGGGGCATCCCCGGGGTTGGCAGCCCCGGCTCGGTCGCCGTCATGCAAGTCGCGCACGCCCTGGGCGACGGTGCTCGTGCATCCGCGATGGCGGCCTGGCTTCTGGGCCGGCCCCGCCCGGTGCCCACGCCGGCCAGCCCGCGCGTGGGTTTCTTGCCGTGGCGAGCCGTCGCTGCGGCCCGGGCCCATCGCCGGCTGATTCGCGATACGAGAGCGGGGCTGGTGGCACCAGGAATCGGGTCGCGCCCGCCGTTGCCCACGAATTCGCGTCCCGAGGGCGCACGTGGACTGCGCACGCTGGTCCGTCACCGTTCGCAACTGCAGGGCCCGACGGTCACCGTCAGCGTGCTGGGGGCGCTGTCCACCGCGCTGTCCCGGCTGGTGAACTCCTCCGCCGACGCACTTGGAGCCGAGGTGCCGATGGCTAAACCGGGTGTGCCGCAGGCGCACAACCATTTCGCCAACGTTGTGGTCGGCTTGTACCCGCGGCTGGGGCGCGACGATCGACTGCGCAGGATCGCCACTGACCTCGCCAACGGCAGACGCCGCTTCGAGCATCCGGCCGCGCGTTCGGCCGATCAGGCCTTCGCGGCGGTGCCGGCAGCGCTACTGCGTTGGGGCGTATCGCGGTTCGACGCGGAAGCCCGGCCGACCCAGGTGGCCGGAAATACCGTGGTGTCCAGCGTTTATCGCGGCGCACCCGATTTGAGTCTTGGCGGTGCCCCCGTGGTACTGACGGCCGGGTTCCCCGCGCTGTCACCGGCGATGAGCCTGACCCACGGGGTGCATGGTATCGGGGACACCATCGCGATCAGCGTGCATGCGGCCGAGTCGGCCGTGCCTGACCTCGATGCGTACCTAGAACTGCTGAATGCATGTCTCTAG
- a CDS encoding HNH endonuclease signature motif containing protein, giving the protein MLSSSREEIVEVFDALDADLDHARELSFDALTTPERLALLERLETVRRRLPAIEHGLINQISEQAGETELGGRLPRALSDRLRITRGEAGRRVAEAADLGRRRALTGQPLPPLLTKTAQAQRDGRLGDGHVRVIRDFLRRLPVSVDAETRENSEARLAKLATRFRPDELAKLAQRLMDYLHPDGDYTDEERARRRGLTLGNQDVDGMSKLTGWLTPEARATLDAVLAKLAAPGMCNPDDQTPVIDGTASEETAQRDTRSTAQRQHDGLNAALRAVLCSGKLGQHNGLPASIVVSTTLKELESAAGKALTGGGSLLPMNEVIRLARHAHHYLALFDQGKAIGLYHTKRLASSGQRIVLYAKDRGCTRPGCDVPGYQCEVHHITSYAACRTTDVNNLTFACGQDHSLVEPGGWTTRKRASGNIAWIPPPHVDHGQPRTNSFHHPEKLLADGDDSPLGRQAARPAGGRRSATAPQPRRGQAPPR; this is encoded by the coding sequence ATGCTTTCGAGTAGTCGTGAGGAGATCGTCGAGGTCTTTGACGCGCTCGATGCCGACCTGGATCACGCACGCGAGCTGTCGTTTGATGCGCTGACCACTCCAGAACGGTTGGCGTTGCTGGAACGCTTGGAGACGGTCCGCCGCCGGCTGCCCGCCATCGAGCATGGGTTGATCAATCAGATCTCCGAGCAGGCTGGCGAGACCGAGCTCGGCGGCCGGCTGCCCAGGGCATTGTCGGATCGGTTGCGCATCACCCGCGGCGAAGCCGGCCGGCGGGTGGCCGAGGCCGCCGATCTAGGGCGGCGGCGGGCACTGACCGGCCAACCGTTGCCGCCGCTGCTCACCAAGACCGCCCAGGCGCAGCGCGACGGACGTCTCGGTGACGGCCACGTTCGGGTCATCCGTGACTTCTTGCGTCGCCTGCCGGTCAGTGTCGATGCCGAGACCCGCGAGAACTCCGAGGCCCGGCTGGCCAAGCTGGCCACCCGGTTTCGCCCCGACGAGCTAGCCAAGCTAGCCCAGCGGCTTATGGACTACCTGCACCCCGATGGCGACTACACCGACGAGGAGCGGGCTCGCCGACGCGGGCTGACGTTAGGCAACCAAGACGTCGACGGCATGTCGAAGCTGACCGGCTGGTTGACTCCCGAAGCTCGGGCGACCCTCGACGCGGTGTTGGCCAAGCTGGCCGCACCCGGGATGTGCAACCCCGACGACCAGACCCCGGTCATCGACGGCACAGCTTCAGAAGAAACCGCCCAGCGGGATACCCGCAGCACTGCCCAACGCCAACACGATGGACTCAACGCGGCGCTGCGCGCCGTCCTATGCAGCGGAAAACTTGGGCAACACAACGGGTTACCGGCGAGCATTGTCGTGTCCACCACGCTCAAAGAGTTGGAATCGGCCGCGGGTAAGGCACTCACCGGTGGGGGCAGCCTGCTGCCGATGAACGAGGTGATCCGCTTGGCCCGGCACGCACACCATTACCTCGCACTCTTCGACCAGGGAAAAGCGATCGGGCTGTACCACACCAAACGCCTGGCATCATCCGGGCAGCGAATCGTGCTGTACGCCAAAGACCGCGGATGCACCCGCCCCGGTTGCGACGTGCCCGGCTACCAATGCGAAGTGCATCACATCACGTCGTACGCGGCCTGCCGCACCACCGACGTCAACAACCTGACGTTTGCCTGTGGCCAAGACCACTCGTTGGTCGAGCCTGGCGGCTGGACTACCAGAAAGCGCGCCAGCGGAAACATCGCATGGATCCCACCGCCCCACGTGGATCACGGCCAACCCCGCACCAATAGCTTTCATCACCCGGAGAAGCTCCTCGCAGACGGTGACGACAGCCCGCTAGGCCGCCAGGCGGCTAGGCCGGCGGGCGGTAGAAGATCAGCAACTGCCCCACAGCCCCGGCGAGGCCAAGCCCCGCCGCGATGA
- a CDS encoding pyruvate, phosphate dikinase, which produces MTAWTSPRGCTTTRIAGGTTGPNVVLLDGTGNHPREILGNKGHTIDAMRRHGFPVPPAFCLTTEVGVRYLAEPEPTMAAIWDDVLDRISWLEAETARTFGGASRPLLVSVRSGATQSMPGMMDTILDLGINDAVEQALAEQSSLEFARDTRRRFTRMYRRVVAGDQASEASVPADPYAQLRAGIEAVFTSWNSPRAIAYRDHYGLDDRGGTAVVVQAMVFGNQSANSGAGVLSSRNPITGAREPFGEWLAGGQGDDVVSGLVDVAPIAALRDEQPTVYDELTAAARRWEQLTSDVQEIEFTVEDGNLWLLQARAAARSAQAAVRIALQLRHERRIDELETLRRVTPAHIEALLMPALQPETRLAATLLAKGLPACPGVASGRAYADVDEAIDAADRGEQVILVRDHTRPEDVSGMLAARAIVTEVGGAASHAAVVSRELGRVAVVGCGHNVAESLAGKHITVDGCTGEVRAGELELSAWSENGTPELRELADIALRASPLRVHAAGDYPRLDDHSQAAVRAALAAGKSDVVSARPLVTMLVAAHLADDDTTPLRPDPSATK; this is translated from the coding sequence ATCACAGCTTGGACAAGCCCGAGGGGGTGCACCACGACTCGCATCGCAGGAGGCACCACCGGGCCCAACGTGGTCTTGCTCGACGGCACGGGGAATCACCCGCGGGAGATCCTGGGCAACAAGGGCCACACCATTGATGCGATGCGACGGCACGGTTTTCCAGTACCGCCAGCGTTCTGTCTCACCACCGAAGTTGGCGTTCGATATCTCGCCGAGCCCGAACCGACCATGGCCGCGATCTGGGACGACGTACTGGACCGGATCAGCTGGCTGGAAGCCGAGACCGCGCGCACTTTTGGCGGGGCTTCGCGTCCGCTGCTGGTCAGCGTGCGCTCAGGCGCCACGCAGTCGATGCCCGGCATGATGGACACGATCCTGGATCTGGGCATCAACGACGCCGTCGAACAGGCCCTGGCGGAGCAGAGCTCGCTTGAGTTTGCCCGCGACACCAGGCGGCGGTTCACTCGCATGTATCGACGCGTGGTGGCGGGCGATCAGGCCAGCGAGGCTAGCGTTCCGGCCGACCCCTATGCGCAGCTCCGCGCCGGCATCGAAGCCGTGTTCACCTCCTGGAATTCGCCTCGTGCCATTGCCTATCGCGACCACTACGGCCTGGACGACCGAGGCGGCACGGCGGTGGTCGTACAGGCGATGGTATTCGGCAACCAGAGCGCGAACTCTGGAGCTGGAGTGTTGTCGTCGCGCAACCCGATCACCGGCGCCAGAGAACCGTTCGGCGAATGGCTGGCCGGCGGCCAGGGTGACGACGTGGTATCGGGGTTGGTCGACGTCGCACCAATCGCTGCGCTGCGTGATGAGCAACCGACCGTCTACGACGAGCTGACGGCCGCCGCCCGCCGCTGGGAGCAGCTGACCTCCGATGTCCAAGAGATCGAGTTCACCGTCGAGGACGGCAACCTGTGGCTGTTGCAGGCGCGCGCGGCGGCGCGGTCGGCGCAAGCCGCGGTGCGGATAGCGCTTCAGCTGCGCCACGAGCGTCGCATCGACGAGCTGGAGACGTTGCGCCGGGTGACGCCCGCGCACATCGAGGCTCTGCTCATGCCGGCCCTGCAGCCAGAAACACGTTTGGCGGCAACGCTTTTGGCCAAAGGTTTGCCCGCGTGTCCGGGCGTGGCGTCAGGTCGGGCGTACGCGGATGTGGATGAGGCGATCGACGCCGCCGACCGCGGTGAACAGGTCATCCTGGTACGCGACCACACCCGGCCCGAAGATGTCTCGGGAATGCTGGCCGCACGAGCGATCGTCACCGAGGTCGGCGGTGCCGCCAGCCACGCGGCCGTGGTCAGCCGCGAACTCGGCAGGGTCGCCGTGGTGGGTTGCGGCCACAATGTCGCGGAGTCGCTGGCCGGCAAGCACATTACCGTCGACGGCTGCACGGGCGAGGTACGCGCCGGCGAACTGGAGCTCTCTGCGTGGTCGGAAAACGGTACACCGGAACTGCGCGAGCTCGCCGACATCGCGTTGCGGGCCAGCCCCCTAAGGGTCCATGCCGCTGGCGACTACCCGAGGCTGGATGACCATTCGCAAGCCGCGGTGCGGGCCGCTCTAGCCGCCGGCAAGAGCGACGTTGTGTCGGCCAGGCCGCTGGTCACCATGTTGGTCGCGGCGCACCTGGCCGACGACGACACGACACCGCTGCGGCCAGATCCGTCTGCCACGAAGTGA
- a CDS encoding DoxX family protein, with amino-acid sequence MTPNDVGLLILRLLLGLTLAAHGLNKFFGGGRIPGTARWFESIGMKPGTFHAALAATTETAAGLGLAAGLLTPIPAAGFVSLMLVAAWTVHRPNGFFIVNEGWEYNLVLAVSAVVVAMLGAGKLSLDWLIFGRNWFDGWQGLIIAAGLGLAGAVGQLLIFYRPPA; translated from the coding sequence ATGACTCCAAACGACGTCGGGTTGCTGATCTTGCGGTTGTTGCTGGGCCTGACCCTCGCCGCGCATGGCCTCAACAAGTTCTTCGGCGGCGGCCGAATACCGGGCACGGCACGTTGGTTCGAGAGCATCGGAATGAAGCCCGGTACGTTTCACGCCGCCCTGGCCGCCACCACCGAGACGGCTGCTGGACTGGGGCTTGCTGCCGGGCTGCTGACACCGATCCCGGCCGCGGGCTTCGTGTCCCTGATGCTGGTCGCGGCATGGACGGTGCACCGCCCCAACGGCTTTTTCATCGTCAACGAAGGCTGGGAGTACAACCTGGTGCTGGCGGTCAGCGCCGTCGTCGTCGCCATGCTGGGTGCCGGCAAGCTCAGCCTCGATTGGCTGATCTTCGGCAGGAATTGGTTCGACGGCTGGCAGGGATTGATCATCGCGGCGGGGCTTGGCCTCGCCGGGGCTGTGGGGCAGTTGCTGATCTTCTACCGCCCGCCGGCCTAG
- a CDS encoding PE family protein: MTFVMTQPQLMAAAAADVAGIRSTISAASAAAAGPTSGLVAAAGDEVSAAIARLFSAFGQEYQAVITQTAAFHNEFADALAAAARAYAAAEVANAAAVSGALGALSAPADAMVMSPAATATPSLTPTPYTTLIMGGSGRPIPGLDYVATMFNNYVAPHVSPMFTVANALALDTPEGLYPLTAVKDLVVNVSVARGVEILDDALRPYLPTSNYNLPPLGDGIPVAVQGYSQSTIIASLQMQALDPTGNGQFDNPSFVLAANLMNPNGGILARFPGLTLPSLGMTFYGATPANSFPTTIYTIEYDGFADFPRYPINMLANLNAAAGIFFLHPTYPHLTPAQIDTAVQLTNTVGPTTTEYYVIPTEHLPLLTPLRAVPVVGPPIADLIEPNLRYLVNWGYGDPAYGYSTSPPNVPTPFGLFPPLSATTSMPGYLALGTQEGISAFASHFSEGGSLAPSVPSPSDIANTLSSMPLPAPDTLGVPTELSELSELSLVSSINNVINAIKVANTAFVDTITGDTATAYGVLQPTADILNASVTSVPSYGLNLFLDGIQQAVNGDPVGLVNAVGNPIAAAFGLLTVAGLFEGIVLLEAILTIAGIPLTSLVV, translated from the coding sequence ATGACGTTTGTGATGACGCAGCCGCAGCTGATGGCGGCGGCGGCCGCGGATGTGGCGGGAATTCGTTCGACGATCAGCGCGGCCAGTGCCGCCGCGGCGGGCCCGACGTCGGGTCTGGTGGCCGCGGCCGGCGATGAGGTGTCAGCGGCCATCGCGAGGCTGTTTAGCGCATTCGGTCAGGAGTATCAGGCTGTCATCACGCAAACGGCAGCGTTTCACAATGAATTTGCTGATGCGTTGGCCGCGGCTGCGAGAGCCTACGCGGCCGCCGAGGTTGCCAACGCCGCCGCGGTGTCAGGCGCGCTGGGAGCGCTCAGCGCGCCCGCTGACGCGATGGTGATGTCGCCAGCCGCCACTGCGACACCGTCACTGACACCGACGCCGTATACAACGTTGATCATGGGCGGCAGCGGCCGGCCGATACCTGGTCTTGACTACGTCGCGACCATGTTCAACAACTACGTCGCCCCCCATGTTTCACCCATGTTCACGGTGGCAAACGCGCTAGCTCTTGACACGCCCGAGGGCTTGTATCCGCTTACCGCTGTCAAGGACTTGGTCGTGAACGTGTCGGTTGCACGCGGCGTCGAGATCCTGGATGACGCGCTGCGCCCGTATCTCCCCACCTCGAATTACAACCTACCGCCGCTTGGCGACGGAATCCCGGTCGCTGTTCAGGGCTACTCCCAGAGCACGATTATTGCCTCCCTGCAAATGCAGGCCCTCGACCCGACCGGCAACGGCCAATTCGACAACCCCAGCTTTGTGCTGGCCGCTAACCTCATGAATCCCAACGGCGGGATCCTGGCCCGCTTTCCCGGGCTGACCTTGCCGAGTCTGGGCATGACGTTCTACGGCGCGACCCCGGCCAATAGCTTCCCGACCACCATCTACACGATCGAATACGACGGCTTCGCCGACTTCCCGCGCTACCCGATCAATATGCTCGCAAACCTCAACGCAGCCGCGGGCATCTTCTTCCTACATCCCACATACCCGCACCTCACGCCCGCGCAGATTGACACGGCCGTTCAATTGACGAACACGGTCGGACCCACCACGACCGAGTACTACGTCATTCCCACCGAACATCTGCCGCTCTTGACCCCGCTGCGTGCAGTGCCAGTTGTGGGGCCCCCGATCGCCGACCTGATCGAGCCGAATTTGAGGTACCTCGTCAACTGGGGATACGGCGACCCCGCCTATGGCTACTCGACGAGCCCACCCAATGTGCCCACCCCGTTCGGGCTGTTCCCACCGCTGAGCGCAACCACGTCCATGCCTGGCTATCTGGCCCTCGGGACCCAAGAGGGAATCAGCGCGTTCGCGAGCCACTTCAGCGAAGGGGGCTCGCTCGCGCCGTCCGTCCCGTCACCGTCGGACATCGCGAACACCCTTTCCTCGATGCCGTTGCCGGCGCCCGACACCCTGGGCGTTCCCACCGAGCTGTCCGAACTTTCTGAGTTGTCCCTGGTTTCCTCGATCAACAACGTCATCAACGCCATCAAGGTCGCGAACACCGCGTTCGTCGACACGATCACCGGTGACACCGCGACGGCCTACGGGGTGCTGCAACCGACGGCCGATATCCTGAACGCCAGTGTGACCTCGGTCCCGTCCTACGGTCTCAACCTGTTCCTGGACGGGATCCAGCAAGCAGTCAACGGCGATCCAGTCGGGCTCGTCAATGCAGTCGGCAATCCGATCGCAGCAGCCTTCGGCCTGCTGACCGTGGCGGGCCTATTTGAAGGCATTGTCCTTCTGGAAGCAATCTTGACGATTGCCGGCATTCCTCTCACGAGTCTGGTCGTCTAA
- a CDS encoding alpha/beta fold hydrolase translates to MVEPHWIDIKSTNGDLKALTWGPVDAPIALCLHGFPDTAYGWRKVAPRLAESGWRVVAPFMRGYAPSSIPADGSYHVGAMMDDALLVRSAAGATEHDVVIGHDWGALAASGLAAMPDSPFEKAVIMSVPPAAALWPLGRVRDRARLVRELPHQLLRSWYILYFQLPWLPERSASWVLPLLWRRWSPGYRADEDLRHVDAAIGTAESWRAALGPYRATMRNTRPPARYADLNLLWTEPPLLPSLYLHGRDDGCATAALTHWAEMVLPPGSEVAIVECAGHFLQLEQPDKVAELILAFTGPPG, encoded by the coding sequence ATGGTTGAACCACACTGGATCGACATCAAGAGCACCAATGGTGACCTGAAGGCACTGACCTGGGGACCGGTCGACGCCCCGATCGCGCTGTGTCTGCACGGCTTTCCCGACACCGCCTACGGGTGGCGCAAGGTCGCCCCCCGACTTGCCGAATCCGGCTGGCGGGTGGTGGCACCGTTCATGCGCGGCTATGCGCCGTCGTCGATTCCGGCCGACGGCAGCTATCACGTTGGTGCCATGATGGACGACGCCTTGCTGGTGCGCTCAGCCGCGGGGGCCACCGAGCACGACGTGGTCATCGGTCACGATTGGGGAGCGCTTGCCGCCAGTGGCCTGGCCGCGATGCCGGACAGCCCGTTCGAGAAGGCGGTCATCATGTCGGTCCCGCCGGCCGCGGCTTTGTGGCCCCTGGGCCGAGTGCGCGACCGAGCCCGGCTGGTGCGCGAGCTGCCCCACCAGCTCCTGCGCAGCTGGTACATCCTCTACTTTCAATTACCTTGGCTGCCGGAGCGTTCCGCGTCGTGGGTGCTGCCGCTGCTGTGGCGGCGCTGGTCGCCTGGCTATCGCGCCGACGAGGATCTGCGCCATGTGGATGCCGCCATTGGGACCGCGGAGAGCTGGCGGGCCGCGCTCGGACCCTACCGAGCCACGATGCGCAACACTCGGCCCCCCGCACGCTATGCCGATCTGAATCTCCTGTGGACCGAGCCGCCGCTCCTGCCGAGTTTGTACCTGCACGGCCGCGACGACGGCTGCGCCACCGCCGCCCTCACGCACTGGGCGGAAATGGTGTTGCCGCCCGGAAGCGAGGTGGCCATCGTCGAGTGCGCCGGGCACTTCCTGCAGCTCGAACAGCCCGACAAGGTCGCCGAGCTGATCCTGGCATTCACCGGCCCGCCTGGCTGA
- a CDS encoding short-chain fatty acyl-CoA regulator family protein — protein MPSSNITAVAKTFSGARLRRLREERRLTQAALAGALNLSTSYVNQLENDQRPITVPVLLALTERFDLPAQYFSSDSDARLVADLSEVFTEATTSPAIGPSQIEEFVARMPEIGRSLVAVHRRLRDATEELEGYRSRATAETSSPPERPMPFEEVRDFFYDRNNYIGDLDTAAERMFAESGMRPGGLDVQLPELMADRFGISVVIGDDLPATTKRRYHADTKVLRVAHWLLPGQRAFQIATQLALLSQSELISAILATDSELSTEARGVARIGLANYFAGAFLLPYGEFQGAAEELRYDIDLLGRRFGVGFETVCHRLSTLQRPHQRGVPFIFVRTDKAGNISKRQSATAFHFSRVGGSCPLWVVHDAFAQPGRIVVQVAQMPDGRSYFWVAKTTAPEGRGYLGQHKSFAVGLGCDLAHADKLVYSTGVVLDDQTTAVPIGAGCKMCSRTACAQRAFPYLGGRVVVDENAGSSLPYSSTD, from the coding sequence ATACCGTCGAGTAATATCACAGCGGTGGCTAAGACGTTTTCCGGTGCTCGGCTGCGGCGACTGCGCGAAGAGCGCAGGCTCACCCAAGCGGCTCTGGCCGGCGCCCTGAACCTGTCCACCAGCTATGTGAATCAGCTGGAGAATGACCAGAGACCGATCACGGTGCCCGTGCTGCTGGCCCTCACCGAGCGCTTCGATCTGCCGGCGCAGTACTTCTCTTCCGACTCGGACGCCCGATTGGTGGCCGATCTCAGCGAGGTCTTCACCGAAGCAACGACCTCGCCCGCGATCGGCCCAAGCCAGATCGAGGAATTCGTGGCCCGAATGCCCGAGATCGGCCGCAGCCTGGTCGCGGTTCATCGACGGCTGCGTGATGCCACCGAGGAATTGGAGGGCTATCGATCTCGGGCGACAGCCGAGACGTCATCGCCTCCCGAGCGACCAATGCCGTTTGAGGAGGTACGCGATTTCTTCTACGACCGCAACAACTACATCGGCGATCTCGACACCGCGGCGGAACGTATGTTCGCCGAAAGCGGGATGCGTCCCGGCGGGTTGGACGTCCAGCTGCCTGAGCTGATGGCGGATCGGTTTGGCATTTCCGTGGTGATCGGCGACGATCTCCCGGCAACCACCAAGCGCCGCTACCACGCGGACACCAAAGTGCTTCGGGTGGCCCATTGGCTCCTGCCGGGCCAGCGCGCTTTCCAGATCGCCACTCAGCTGGCGCTGCTCAGCCAGTCGGAGCTGATCTCGGCGATCCTGGCGACCGACAGCGAGCTCAGCACCGAAGCCCGCGGGGTCGCCCGGATTGGGCTGGCGAATTACTTCGCCGGAGCATTCCTGCTGCCCTACGGCGAGTTTCAGGGTGCCGCCGAGGAGCTGCGCTACGACATTGACTTACTGGGCCGCCGGTTCGGGGTGGGCTTCGAGACGGTGTGCCACCGGTTGTCGACCCTGCAGCGTCCGCACCAACGCGGGGTGCCCTTCATTTTCGTGCGCACCGACAAAGCCGGGAACATTTCAAAGCGGCAATCGGCCACGGCATTTCATTTCAGCCGGGTGGGCGGCAGCTGCCCGCTGTGGGTAGTGCACGACGCATTCGCCCAGCCGGGACGCATCGTCGTCCAGGTCGCGCAAATGCCCGACGGTCGTTCGTACTTCTGGGTGGCCAAGACCACCGCGCCCGAAGGCCGCGGTTATCTGGGCCAGCACAAGAGCTTCGCCGTCGGGTTGGGTTGCGACCTCGCGCACGCCGACAAGCTGGTCTATTCAACCGGGGTTGTCCTCGACGACCAGACAACCGCGGTACCAATCGGAGCAGGCTGCAAGATGTGCAGCCGGACCGCGTGCGCCCAGCGCGCATTCCCGTATCTCGGCGGCCGCGTCGTCGTCGACGAGAACGCGGGCAGCAGCCTGCCCTACTCATCCACCGACTAA